One region of Vibrio sp. FE10 genomic DNA includes:
- a CDS encoding DUF3087 family protein: protein MKLQKINKEEYKKNMNLLLVSLVGSLALFAIVFGSILIELFGSAGSASGEATGNFHLNVLGVILSVALNAFIASRVKGHDYFKEALYVWNLKQVHNQIYRKLKRIQPKAEQGDREALTILYFYYTTQKQVYDLDNNTLTIKTVQQSLDNIVELGEKWSIELDIEAFSKDLVAKF, encoded by the coding sequence ATGAAGTTACAGAAGATTAATAAAGAAGAATATAAAAAGAATATGAACCTACTGTTGGTTTCATTGGTTGGGTCACTCGCCTTGTTTGCCATCGTATTCGGTAGCATTCTGATTGAACTTTTTGGTTCAGCTGGATCCGCTAGTGGGGAAGCGACAGGCAATTTCCATTTGAATGTACTCGGGGTGATTTTATCAGTCGCCTTGAATGCGTTTATTGCGAGTCGTGTGAAAGGGCATGATTACTTTAAAGAGGCGCTTTATGTGTGGAACCTTAAACAAGTTCACAATCAAATCTATCGTAAGCTTAAGCGTATTCAACCAAAAGCTGAGCAAGGCGATCGAGAAGCGTTAACTATCCTTTACTTCTATTACACTACGCAAAAACAGGTATACGACCTAGATAACAATACATTGACGATAAAAACGGTTCAGCAATCACTAGATAACATAGTAGAGTTAGGTGAAAAGTGGAGTATCGAACTGGATATAGAGGCGTTCTCGAAAGATCTAGTCGCAAAATTCTAA
- the trmY gene encoding tRNA (pseudouridine(54)-N(1))-methyltransferase TrmY — translation MRSFVLRARAAPTESKLILEGVGQDAHTEILAHTLMNTIFVAQSHRENVTVHLVLESTKDFSRTITFDSNEITNIGGFHESALLSAVVRAVDASQGMTKEQTRQVEPGITVRTMSFEKLVKELAEDHQLYMMDKKGDFIRDAEIAENPCFLLTDHIPMPKKSYNSLKRLGTEKISLGPNMLFASQCVVLINNELDLRDF, via the coding sequence ATGCGTTCATTTGTATTACGCGCTCGCGCAGCCCCTACAGAGAGTAAACTTATCTTAGAAGGTGTTGGACAAGACGCCCATACCGAGATTCTGGCTCATACTCTGATGAACACGATCTTCGTTGCTCAATCTCACCGTGAGAATGTCACCGTGCACCTTGTGCTAGAGAGTACTAAAGACTTTTCACGTACCATTACATTCGATTCAAATGAGATCACCAACATTGGTGGCTTCCATGAGTCTGCATTGTTATCAGCGGTAGTGCGTGCGGTTGATGCTTCTCAGGGTATGACGAAAGAGCAAACTCGTCAGGTTGAACCGGGTATCACTGTTCGTACGATGAGCTTTGAAAAGTTGGTTAAAGAACTGGCTGAAGACCACCAACTGTACATGATGGATAAGAAAGGCGACTTTATCCGTGATGCAGAGATTGCGGAAAACCCATGTTTCCTTCTGACTGACCATATCCCTATGCCGAAGAAAAGCTACAACAGCTTGAAGCGCTTAGGGACAGAGAAAATCAGTTTAGGTCCAAACATGCTGTTTGCTTCTCAGTGTGTTGTGTTGATCAACAATGAGCTTGATTTAAGAGACTTCTGA